One segment of Proteus appendicitidis DNA contains the following:
- the ispA gene encoding (2E,6E)-farnesyl diphosphate synthase, producing the protein MSNATSSTDAFRHKLDSAHQRVDDALNQALSALPFTDMPLGKAMHYGALLGGKRLRPFLVYVVGEMFKVPTLNLDAPAAAVECIHAYSLIHDDLPAMDNDDLRRGKPTCHIEFGEANAILAGDALQTLAFEILAKNPMPDVAMADRVAMISELATASGLAGMCGGQALDLEAEDKSIDLASLEKIHLHKTGALIRAAVRLGAFSAGSKGHEVLPALDKYAHSIGLAFQVQDDILDIIGSTEETGKRQGSDQESGKSTYPALLGLEQAQKKAQELYNEALDALAFLEQYEYDTTTLKQLASFIVERKN; encoded by the coding sequence TTGAGTAACGCAACTTCAAGTACGGATGCGTTCCGTCATAAATTAGATTCCGCCCACCAGCGTGTTGATGATGCATTAAACCAAGCGCTATCAGCTTTACCATTCACTGACATGCCTCTAGGTAAAGCCATGCATTATGGTGCGCTTTTAGGTGGAAAGCGCTTACGTCCTTTCCTTGTTTATGTAGTGGGTGAAATGTTTAAAGTCCCCACACTTAACCTTGATGCACCCGCCGCTGCAGTAGAATGTATTCACGCTTATTCTCTTATTCATGATGATTTACCTGCGATGGATAACGATGATTTACGTCGTGGTAAACCGACTTGTCATATTGAGTTTGGTGAAGCCAACGCCATTTTAGCGGGTGATGCATTACAAACACTAGCCTTTGAAATCTTAGCAAAAAATCCGATGCCTGATGTTGCAATGGCCGATCGTGTTGCAATGATTTCAGAATTAGCAACAGCCAGCGGGCTTGCTGGTATGTGTGGCGGTCAGGCTCTTGATCTTGAAGCCGAAGATAAATCGATTGATCTAGCATCTCTTGAAAAAATCCATTTACACAAAACAGGTGCATTAATTCGTGCAGCTGTTCGCTTAGGTGCATTTAGTGCTGGCTCCAAAGGTCATGAAGTATTACCCGCTCTAGATAAATATGCCCACTCTATTGGTCTTGCATTTCAAGTACAAGATGACATTTTAGATATCATTGGCAGTACGGAAGAAACAGGGAAACGCCAAGGTAGCGACCAAGAGTCAGGGAAAAGCACATATCCAGCACTCCTTGGATTAGAGCAAGCTCAAAAGAAAGCACAGGAATTGTATAACGAAGCACTGGATGCCTTAGCGTTTCTTGAGCAATACGAGTACGATACGACCACGCTTAAACAATTAGCGAGTTTTATCGTCGAACGGAAAAACTAA
- the xseB gene encoding exodeoxyribonuclease VII small subunit, protein MAKKTTPINEDIAQAPSFEASMQELEQIVNRLESGELPLEEALNEFEHGVRLARVGQKTLQDAEQRVRILLKEDDNATPDDFIQEAE, encoded by the coding sequence ATGGCTAAGAAAACGACACCAATTAACGAAGACATCGCACAAGCACCAAGTTTTGAAGCATCTATGCAAGAACTTGAGCAAATCGTAAACCGTTTAGAATCCGGTGAACTCCCTTTAGAAGAAGCGCTTAATGAATTTGAACATGGCGTTCGTCTAGCCCGTGTTGGACAAAAAACATTACAAGACGCTGAACAGCGTGTTCGTATTCTTCTAAAAGAAGACGATAACGCAACTCCTGATGATTTTATCCAAGAGGCAGAATAA
- the thiI gene encoding tRNA uracil 4-sulfurtransferase ThiI yields MKFIIKLFPEITIKSQSVRIRFIKILTSNIRNVLNTLGDEITVVRNWDNIVVVSKDESKSEAVCDALTRIPGIHHFLQVEEHPYTDLHNIFEQTFAAFKHLVENKTFCVRAKRRGKHSFTSNEVERYVGGGFNQHVESAKVKLTRPDVTINLEIEDDKLILVNARYEGIGGFPIGTQEDVLSLISGGYDSGVSSYMLMRRGSRVHYCFFNLGGSAHEIGVKQVAHYLWNRFGRSHKVHFVAVDFEPVVAEILEKVDDGQMGVVLKRMMVRAASRVAERYGVQAIVTGEALGQVSSQTLTNLRLIDNATDTLILRPLITHDKENIINIARQIGTEDFARTMPEFCGVISKSPTVKAVKAKIEAEEEKFDFSILDSVVENAKNMDIRRIAEETVQQVTEVEMVSEFGANDVILDIRSPEEQETSPLKIDGVDVKELPFYKLSTQFGDLDKAKTYLLYCDRGMMSRLQALYLREQGFENVKVYRKK; encoded by the coding sequence ATGAAGTTTATTATTAAATTATTCCCCGAAATTACGATCAAAAGCCAATCAGTTCGTATCCGTTTTATCAAAATTCTTACTAGCAATATTCGTAATGTACTCAATACATTAGGTGATGAAATCACAGTTGTCCGCAATTGGGATAACATTGTTGTTGTTAGTAAAGATGAAAGCAAAAGTGAAGCGGTATGTGATGCACTCACACGTATTCCTGGTATTCATCACTTCTTACAAGTAGAAGAGCATCCATATACTGATCTACATAATATTTTTGAGCAAACTTTTGCAGCGTTTAAGCATTTAGTTGAAAACAAAACATTTTGTGTTCGTGCCAAACGTCGTGGTAAGCACAGCTTTACTTCAAATGAAGTTGAGCGTTATGTCGGTGGTGGCTTTAACCAACACGTCGAAAGCGCAAAAGTGAAATTAACGCGTCCAGATGTCACCATTAATTTAGAAATTGAAGATGACAAACTTATTTTAGTGAATGCGCGCTATGAAGGTATTGGTGGCTTCCCTATTGGTACGCAAGAAGATGTATTGTCGTTGATTTCTGGTGGCTATGACTCTGGCGTATCAAGTTATATGCTGATGCGTCGTGGTAGCCGTGTTCACTATTGTTTCTTTAACTTAGGTGGCTCCGCACACGAAATTGGCGTTAAACAAGTTGCTCATTATTTATGGAATCGCTTTGGCCGTTCTCATAAAGTGCATTTCGTTGCGGTTGATTTTGAACCTGTTGTCGCAGAAATCTTAGAAAAAGTCGATGATGGTCAAATGGGTGTTGTATTAAAACGTATGATGGTACGTGCAGCATCCCGTGTTGCAGAACGCTATGGTGTTCAAGCGATTGTAACGGGTGAAGCATTAGGTCAAGTTTCAAGTCAAACTTTAACGAACTTACGTTTAATTGATAATGCGACAGATACACTAATTTTACGTCCTCTTATCACACACGATAAAGAAAACATTATCAATATTGCTCGCCAAATAGGCACAGAAGATTTTGCTCGTACAATGCCAGAATTCTGTGGTGTGATTTCAAAAAGCCCCACAGTGAAAGCGGTTAAAGCGAAGATCGAAGCAGAAGAAGAGAAGTTTGATTTTTCTATTCTTGATAGCGTTGTTGAAAACGCCAAGAATATGGATATTCGTCGTATTGCAGAAGAAACCGTACAGCAGGTTACTGAAGTTGAGATGGTATCTGAATTTGGCGCTAACGATGTTATTTTGGATATCCGCTCACCTGAAGAGCAAGAAACCTCACCATTAAAGATAGACGGTGTTGATGTTAAAGAGTTACCTTTCTATAAATTAAGCACTCAGTTTGGTGATTTAGATAAAGCCAAAACTTATTTGCTCTATTGTGATCGCGGAATGATGAGCCGCTTACAAGCGCTTTATTTGCGTGAACAAGGTTTTGAAAACGTTAAAGTCTATCGTAAAAAATAA
- a CDS encoding type II toxin-antitoxin system YafO family toxin, protein MTQISIHPDIEHKTIANEYAHLLKLWKEDNILSNYLGANGRWENNAKLCQSLISKIHIRMPLEPGWNKKIPQIQRKSNHYLVYCQHWLYPNRYQIIAIMSPNAHEIAKTSFLAVLEKRAEGFQNNF, encoded by the coding sequence ATGACTCAAATATCAATACATCCTGATATTGAACATAAAACTATCGCCAATGAATATGCTCACTTATTAAAACTTTGGAAAGAAGACAATATATTATCTAATTATTTAGGTGCCAATGGTCGCTGGGAAAATAATGCCAAGTTATGTCAATCTCTTATTTCTAAAATACATATTAGAATGCCACTTGAACCAGGATGGAATAAAAAGATACCTCAAATACAAAGAAAATCAAATCATTACTTGGTTTACTGTCAACATTGGCTTTACCCAAACAGATATCAAATTATTGCTATTATGTCGCCCAATGCTCATGAGATAGCAAAAACATCATTTCTGGCTGTATTAGAGAAAAGAGCAGAAGGATTTCAAAATAATTTCTAA
- the yajL gene encoding protein deglycase YajL, with product MTISALICLANGSEETEVVTTADLLVRAGINVVLASAEDDVDELIITGSRGIKLVADAPLVRVVDHHYDVIILPGGLQGTETLRDSPLVVEKVRRMHSENKLVAAICAAPAMILESHNIFPIGNMTGFPALKDKISSKKWVDYRVYYDERVNLITSQAPATSIDFALKIIERLKGKEAAADVAKQLVLPPGIYNYQDEFTGFGDK from the coding sequence ATGACCATATCAGCGCTCATCTGCCTAGCTAATGGAAGTGAAGAAACCGAAGTCGTGACTACCGCAGATTTGCTGGTAAGGGCAGGTATTAATGTCGTGCTTGCAAGTGCAGAAGATGATGTTGATGAACTTATAATTACAGGTTCCCGAGGCATAAAACTTGTCGCAGATGCCCCTTTAGTTCGTGTTGTCGATCACCACTATGACGTTATTATTCTACCCGGTGGATTACAAGGTACTGAAACATTAAGAGACAGCCCTTTAGTCGTTGAGAAAGTACGTCGCATGCACAGTGAAAATAAGCTTGTTGCTGCGATTTGTGCGGCCCCCGCAATGATCCTTGAATCTCATAATATTTTTCCCATCGGCAATATGACGGGTTTTCCTGCCTTAAAAGATAAAATCTCATCGAAAAAATGGGTTGATTATCGCGTCTATTATGATGAAAGAGTTAATTTAATTACCAGCCAAGCTCCAGCAACATCTATCGATTTTGCACTAAAAATTATCGAACGCTTAAAAGGCAAAGAAGCTGCAGCAGATGTTGCCAAACAGCTTGTATTACCACCCGGTATTTATAATTATCAAGATGAATTTACAGGGTTTGGGGATAAATAG
- the panE gene encoding 2-dehydropantoate 2-reductase: protein MKITVLGCGSIGKLWVAALTRQSHEVQGWLRVPQPFLDVSVDNINGEPFYQRITANQLEWLKQSELLIVCLKSWQVSDAVNALLPFLSAQCPILLIHNGMGTADELTATQHSISRPILQGIITHGAYQQGQDVIHTATGITHIGPLNHAAQQYSYLAETLHHALPDVAWHNDIHTISWLKLAVNCVINPLTVYYQCRNGDLLRYPEHIQKICDEVYLVMEREGVVPTSQAHLHGYIIDTIEQTANNYSSMYQDVKYQRHTEIDYITGYLLRRASEQGLVLPENNHLFQFIKQQEGNYDHISAHLPS from the coding sequence ATGAAAATTACCGTTTTAGGGTGTGGTTCGATTGGTAAACTTTGGGTTGCAGCTTTAACACGTCAATCTCATGAAGTACAAGGTTGGCTAAGAGTACCTCAGCCTTTTTTAGATGTAAGTGTTGATAACATTAATGGCGAGCCTTTTTATCAACGTATTACTGCAAATCAACTTGAATGGTTAAAACAAAGCGAATTACTTATTGTTTGCTTAAAATCTTGGCAAGTCTCAGATGCGGTTAATGCGCTTCTACCTTTTTTATCTGCACAATGTCCTATCTTATTAATTCATAATGGCATGGGAACAGCAGATGAATTAACAGCAACACAGCACTCTATATCCAGACCAATCTTACAAGGCATCATTACTCATGGTGCTTATCAACAAGGACAAGATGTTATTCATACCGCAACAGGAATAACACATATAGGTCCATTAAATCATGCAGCTCAACAATATAGCTATTTAGCAGAAACCTTGCATCATGCTTTACCGGATGTCGCTTGGCACAATGATATTCATACAATTAGTTGGCTAAAACTTGCTGTCAATTGTGTTATCAACCCTCTTACCGTTTATTATCAATGCCGTAATGGGGATTTATTGCGTTATCCTGAACATATTCAAAAAATATGTGATGAAGTTTATCTAGTAATGGAACGTGAAGGTGTTGTACCAACATCTCAAGCCCATCTTCATGGCTATATTATTGATACGATAGAACAAACAGCAAATAATTATTCTTCTATGTATCAAGATGTGAAATATCAACGCCATACAGAGATTGACTATATTACGGGTTATTTATTACGTCGAGCTTCAGAACAAGGGCTTGTATTGCCAGAAAATAACCATCTTTTTCAATTTATCAAACAACAGGAAGGCAATTATGACCATATCAGCGCTCATCTGCCTAGCTAA
- a CDS encoding YajQ family cyclic di-GMP-binding protein, which yields MPSFDIVSEVDLHEVRNAVENAQRELTTRWDFRNVEASFELNEKAESVKTTSVSEFQVQQLLDILREKMAKRGIDGAVLNIPEEMTHSGKMYSVEATLKQGIDSALAKKIVKLIKDSKLKVQAQIQGEQVRVTGKSRDDLQAVMKLVREGELGQPFQFNNFRD from the coding sequence ATGCCATCTTTTGATATCGTATCTGAAGTTGACTTACATGAAGTGCGTAATGCGGTGGAAAACGCGCAACGTGAACTGACTACTCGCTGGGATTTTCGTAACGTTGAAGCAAGTTTTGAATTAAACGAAAAAGCAGAGTCAGTGAAAACGACCAGTGTATCTGAATTTCAGGTTCAACAATTATTAGATATTCTGCGTGAGAAAATGGCAAAAAGAGGGATTGATGGTGCGGTATTAAATATCCCTGAAGAGATGACTCACAGCGGAAAAATGTACAGCGTAGAAGCTACCTTAAAACAAGGTATTGATTCAGCATTAGCTAAGAAAATTGTTAAGCTGATTAAAGACAGTAAATTGAAAGTTCAGGCTCAAATTCAAGGTGAGCAAGTGCGTGTTACAGGTAAATCGCGTGATGACTTACAAGCTGTGATGAAATTAGTAAGAGAAGGTGAGCTAGGACAGCCATTCCAATTTAACAATTTCCGTGACTAA
- a CDS encoding MFS transporter, which translates to MNDNKMTPLERKATWGLGTVFSLRMLGMFMVLPVLTTYGLQLQHATESLIGLAIGIYGLTQAIFQIPFGIFSDKFGRKPMIVFGLIIFIIGSLIAALSDNIYGIIIGRALQGAGAISAAVMALLSDLTREQNRTKAMAFIGISFGITFALALVLGPILTHIFGLHGLFWGIALLAFGGIIITLFTVPNSEHHILNRESGFVRGSVKKVLFDAQLLKLNTGIFSLHTLLMAAFVALPLVMSNAGLAKEKHWIVYLVTMLIAFITVLPFIIYAEKKRKMKQVFLFCILLLIIAQAILIISNSNLWLIIAGIQIFFIGFNIMEALLPSLISKEAPAGYKGTAMGIYSTSQFLGVALGGILGGWLYQHYNAQTVFLGCLVIGLIWFFISLTLRQPSYVSSLRVELPENLSSSQQQQLQQLFKQQAGVNEVVIMADEQSAYIKVDTKQTPRTTLESLIPLV; encoded by the coding sequence ATGAATGATAATAAAATGACCCCCTTAGAGCGCAAAGCAACATGGGGATTAGGCACTGTTTTTTCTCTTCGCATGCTTGGCATGTTTATGGTACTCCCAGTTTTAACCACCTATGGGCTTCAACTACAACACGCAACAGAATCTCTCATTGGATTAGCCATCGGTATTTATGGATTAACACAAGCTATATTCCAAATTCCTTTTGGTATTTTCTCTGATAAATTTGGTCGAAAACCTATGATTGTTTTTGGCTTAATTATTTTTATTATTGGTAGTTTGATTGCAGCTCTCAGTGACAATATCTACGGCATTATTATTGGTAGGGCATTACAAGGAGCGGGAGCTATATCAGCCGCGGTAATGGCTTTATTGTCAGATTTAACACGAGAACAAAATAGAACAAAAGCAATGGCCTTTATTGGTATTAGCTTTGGAATAACGTTCGCTTTAGCCTTGGTTCTAGGACCTATTTTAACGCATATCTTTGGCTTACATGGGCTATTTTGGGGAATTGCCTTACTCGCCTTTGGTGGCATTATTATTACGCTTTTTACTGTACCGAATAGCGAACACCATATTCTTAATCGAGAATCAGGTTTTGTTCGTGGCAGTGTAAAAAAGGTTTTATTTGATGCACAGCTTCTTAAACTTAATACAGGTATTTTTTCACTACATACCTTATTAATGGCTGCATTTGTTGCACTTCCTCTGGTTATGAGTAATGCCGGTTTAGCAAAAGAGAAGCATTGGATTGTTTATCTAGTCACGATGCTTATTGCCTTTATTACGGTACTTCCTTTTATTATCTATGCAGAAAAGAAACGAAAGATGAAACAAGTTTTCTTATTCTGTATTTTATTACTTATTATTGCTCAAGCCATTCTTATTATTTCAAACTCTAACTTATGGCTAATTATTGCAGGTATTCAAATTTTCTTTATTGGTTTTAATATTATGGAGGCTCTTCTTCCTTCATTAATCAGTAAAGAAGCACCAGCAGGTTATAAAGGTACAGCGATGGGAATTTATTCCACCAGCCAATTTTTAGGTGTGGCATTGGGCGGAATATTAGGCGGATGGCTTTACCAGCATTATAATGCACAAACTGTATTTTTAGGCTGTTTAGTGATTGGGCTTATTTGGTTTTTCATTAGCCTAACATTACGCCAACCCTCTTATGTTAGTAGCTTACGCGTTGAATTACCTGAGAATTTATCTTCAAGCCAACAACAGCAACTACAACAATTATTTAAGCAACAAGCGGGCGTTAATGAAGTGGTGATTATGGCAGATGAACAGAGTGCTTATATCAAGGTTGATACTAAACAGACGCCAAGAACAACATTAGAGTCTCTGATCCCTTTAGTTTAA
- the cyoE gene encoding heme o synthase has product MIKQYLQVTKPGIIFGNLISVIGGFLLASKGEIDYSLFFATLLGVSLVVASGCVFNNYIDRDIDRIMERTKNRPLVKGLIDPQISLIYASVLGIAGVVLLYVAANPLAMFIAVFGFIIYVGVYSLYMKRKSVYGTLIGSLSGSAPPVIGYCAVSGEFDAGAAILLLIFSLWQMPHSYAIAIFRFKDYQAANIPVLPVIKGISVAKRHIILYILAFMIATLMLTLVGYAGYKYLIVASAVSIWWLGMALSGYKATNDIVWARKLFIFSIVAITSLSVMMSVDPTSSTEAVLAYLR; this is encoded by the coding sequence ATGATTAAGCAATACCTACAAGTCACCAAACCAGGAATTATTTTCGGAAATTTAATTTCTGTAATAGGTGGTTTTCTACTCGCTTCTAAAGGTGAGATTGATTACTCCCTATTTTTCGCGACTCTACTTGGGGTGTCTCTGGTCGTTGCTTCTGGTTGTGTTTTTAACAACTATATTGACCGTGATATTGACCGTATCATGGAAAGAACGAAGAATCGTCCATTAGTTAAAGGATTAATTGACCCTCAAATTAGCCTGATTTATGCCTCAGTATTAGGTATTGCAGGTGTTGTGCTGCTCTATGTAGCAGCCAACCCACTTGCAATGTTTATCGCTGTATTCGGTTTTATTATTTATGTTGGGGTTTATAGCCTCTATATGAAGCGTAAATCTGTGTATGGCACACTGATTGGAAGTTTATCTGGCTCTGCACCTCCTGTTATCGGTTATTGTGCCGTTAGCGGTGAATTTGATGCAGGCGCGGCAATCCTATTACTTATCTTTAGTTTGTGGCAAATGCCTCACTCTTATGCCATTGCTATTTTCCGTTTTAAAGACTACCAAGCTGCAAATATCCCTGTATTACCTGTGATTAAAGGGATCTCAGTCGCTAAACGTCATATTATTCTCTATATTCTGGCGTTTATGATTGCAACCTTAATGCTGACATTAGTTGGTTACGCAGGCTATAAATACCTGATTGTGGCTTCAGCCGTCAGTATTTGGTGGTTAGGCATGGCATTATCTGGTTACAAAGCAACCAATGATATTGTGTGGGCGCGAAAATTATTTATTTTCTCTATTGTCGCAATAACTTCATTAAGCGTAATGATGTCTGTTGATCCAACAAGCTCCACAGAAGCAGTTCTTGCGTATCTAAGATAA
- a CDS encoding cytochrome o ubiquinol oxidase subunit IV, whose protein sequence is MSHPNTSPSGASHGSMKSYLIGFILSVILTVIPFWMVMEGTATPATILWTVVGMAVVQIVVHLVCFLHMNTSSEERWNVVAFLFTLLIIGIVVVGSLWIMYNLNINMMMD, encoded by the coding sequence ATGAGTCATCCAAATACTTCTCCTTCAGGCGCAAGCCACGGCAGCATGAAGTCTTATCTGATCGGCTTTATTCTGTCTGTTATCCTCACCGTTATTCCATTTTGGATGGTGATGGAAGGAACCGCGACACCAGCAACAATTCTATGGACTGTTGTCGGTATGGCAGTTGTGCAGATTGTGGTTCACTTAGTCTGCTTCTTGCATATGAATACGTCATCAGAAGAGCGCTGGAACGTCGTCGCATTCCTGTTCACACTGCTTATTATCGGCATTGTTGTCGTAGGCTCGTTGTGGATTATGTACAACCTGAACATCAATATGATGATGGATTAA
- a CDS encoding cytochrome o ubiquinol oxidase subunit III codes for MSTQTVNNTNAHEHHGHHDAGATKVFGFWIYLMSDLILFASLFATYAVLVNGIADGPSGKEIFSLPFVLVETFLLLFSSITFGFAMLSMNKGSVSQVNLWLFVTFLFGLGFVIMEVYEFHELIAEGYGPDRSAFLSAFFALVSTHGLHVTAGLIWIVIMMIQVSRRGLTEVNRTRLSCLSLFWHFLDVVWICVFTVVYLMGAM; via the coding sequence ATGTCTACTCAAACTGTAAATAACACAAACGCCCATGAGCATCATGGGCACCACGATGCAGGAGCAACGAAAGTTTTCGGCTTCTGGATCTACCTAATGAGCGACCTTATCCTGTTTGCCAGCTTATTCGCCACTTATGCGGTGCTTGTTAACGGGATTGCGGATGGTCCTTCAGGTAAAGAAATTTTTAGCTTACCGTTTGTTTTAGTTGAAACCTTCTTACTGCTATTTAGTAGTATCACTTTTGGTTTCGCTATGCTGAGCATGAATAAAGGTAGCGTTAGCCAAGTTAATCTGTGGTTATTTGTTACTTTCTTATTCGGCTTAGGTTTCGTCATCATGGAAGTTTACGAATTCCATGAGCTAATCGCAGAAGGTTATGGCCCAGATCGCAGTGCATTCTTATCTGCATTCTTTGCATTAGTTTCAACACACGGTCTTCACGTAACTGCGGGTTTAATTTGGATTGTTATTATGATGATCCAAGTATCACGCCGTGGTTTAACTGAAGTTAACCGCACTCGTTTAAGCTGTTTAAGTCTGTTCTGGCACTTCCTTGACGTTGTCTGGATCTGTGTGTTCACCGTAGTTTATCTGATGGGAGCGATGTAA
- the cyoB gene encoding cytochrome o ubiquinol oxidase subunit I translates to MFGKLTLDAIPLHEPIIVVTLLGIVLGGLAVVGALTYFRKWKWLWTEWLTSVDHKKIGIMYILVAMVMMFRGFADAIMMRSQQALASAGEAGFLPPHHYDQIFTAHGVIMIFFMATPFVVGLMNLVVPLQIGARDVAFPFLNSLSFWFFVVGVVLINLSLGVGEFAQTGWLAYPPLSGLEYNPGVGVDYWIWSLQISGIGTLLTGVNFFATILRMRAPGMSMMKMPVFSWAALCTNVLIIAAFPILTVTITLLTLDRYLGTHFFTNDMGGNMMMYINLVWAWGHPEVYILVLPVFGVFSEVTATFSKKRLFGYTSLVGATVVITVLSFIVWLHHFFTMGSGANVNAFFGIATMIIAIPTGVKIFNWLFTMYQGRIEYKSPMLWTIGFLITFSVGGMTGVLLAVPGANFVLHNSLFLIAHFHNVIIGGVVFGCFAGMTYWFPKAFGFTLNEKWGIRAFWFWFIGFFMAFMPLYILGFMGMTRRISQNINPEFHPMLMVAAGGAALIAIGIACQVIQIYVSIRDRDQNRDLTGDPWGGRTLEWSISSPAPFYNFAVEPNVQTRDEWWDQKEKGTAYQRPTKYEPIHMPKNTGAGVIISAFSLVLGFAMIWHIWWLAIVGFAGMIVTWIVKSFDTDVDYYVQVPEIEALENKHYEELKKAGVK, encoded by the coding sequence ATGTTCGGAAAATTAACTCTTGATGCAATCCCGCTACACGAGCCAATTATCGTAGTTACTTTACTCGGTATTGTTCTTGGTGGGCTTGCTGTTGTTGGTGCGCTAACTTATTTTCGTAAATGGAAATGGTTGTGGACTGAATGGTTAACCAGCGTTGACCATAAAAAAATTGGTATTATGTATATCCTCGTTGCAATGGTCATGATGTTCCGTGGCTTTGCCGATGCGATTATGATGAGAAGCCAACAAGCGCTCGCCTCTGCCGGCGAAGCGGGTTTCTTACCACCTCATCACTATGATCAGATTTTTACCGCACACGGCGTTATCATGATTTTCTTCATGGCAACACCTTTCGTTGTGGGTCTGATGAACCTTGTTGTGCCTTTACAAATTGGCGCTCGTGATGTTGCCTTTCCGTTCCTTAACTCACTGAGTTTCTGGTTCTTTGTTGTTGGTGTGGTACTCATTAACCTTTCTTTAGGTGTTGGTGAATTCGCACAAACAGGTTGGTTAGCTTATCCACCACTTTCTGGCTTGGAATATAACCCGGGAGTCGGGGTCGATTATTGGATATGGAGTTTACAGATATCTGGTATTGGTACGCTTCTAACAGGGGTTAACTTCTTCGCAACTATCCTGCGTATGCGTGCGCCGGGTATGAGCATGATGAAAATGCCAGTATTCTCTTGGGCGGCTTTATGTACTAACGTCCTGATTATTGCTGCATTCCCAATTTTAACAGTCACTATTACGCTGTTAACTTTAGACCGCTATCTTGGTACGCATTTCTTTACCAATGATATGGGCGGTAATATGATGATGTACATCAACCTTGTATGGGCTTGGGGTCATCCAGAAGTTTATATCCTTGTTCTGCCAGTATTTGGTGTGTTCTCTGAAGTTACAGCAACATTCTCTAAAAAACGGTTATTCGGTTATACCTCATTAGTCGGTGCAACTGTCGTTATTACCGTGTTGTCATTTATCGTTTGGTTACACCATTTCTTTACCATGGGCTCTGGCGCAAACGTCAATGCCTTCTTCGGTATCGCCACAATGATCATCGCTATACCAACAGGGGTTAAAATCTTTAACTGGCTGTTTACGATGTATCAAGGTCGTATCGAATATAAAAGCCCAATGCTGTGGACTATCGGTTTCCTTATCACCTTCTCTGTTGGTGGTATGACAGGGGTTCTGTTAGCCGTTCCGGGTGCAAACTTTGTTTTACATAACAGCTTATTCTTAATTGCTCACTTCCATAACGTTATTATCGGTGGTGTGGTATTTGGCTGTTTCGCAGGTATGACTTATTGGTTCCCTAAAGCATTCGGTTTCACACTGAATGAAAAATGGGGTATCCGTGCATTCTGGTTCTGGTTTATCGGCTTCTTTATGGCCTTTATGCCACTGTACATTCTTGGCTTTATGGGTATGACTCGTCGTATCAGCCAAAACATCAACCCAGAATTCCATCCAATGCTGATGGTTGCTGCGGGTGGTGCTGCGCTGATTGCTATCGGTATCGCTTGTCAAGTTATCCAGATCTACGTAAGTATCCGTGACCGTGATCAAAACCGTGACTTAACGGGAGATCCATGGGGCGGTCGTACTCTGGAATGGTCGATTTCTTCACCTGCTCCTTTCTATAACTTTGCCGTTGAACCTAATGTTCAAACTCGTGATGAGTGGTGGGATCAGAAAGAAAAAGGCACAGCTTATCAGCGTCCAACTAAATACGAACCAATCCATATGCCTAAAAATACAGGCGCTGGTGTGATTATTTCAGCATTCAGTCTAGTACTTGGTTTTGCCATGATCTGGCATATCTGGTGGTTAGCTATCGTTGGTTTCGCTGGCATGATTGTCACTTGGATCGTGAAAAGCTTTGATACAGATGTGGATTACTATGTCCAAGTACCTGAAATTGAAGCTCTCGAGAATAAGCATTATGAAGAACTGAAAAAAGCAGGTGTGAAATAA